A single genomic interval of Chitinophaga sp. 180180018-3 harbors:
- a CDS encoding tetratricopeptide repeat protein gives MHEVESLVELSVHCLDKSQEESQVLRSYFYNLYHLQQQFDTGFTHFRVMDILIKHRFVYTFPITAHPDYRSYQSWFDNLAAAGKFSFIYKDPLSPWDGESNPVAGYANYDHDSRTYLLYADAGSLLWEALVAHGTLKGNDAQPPEGMETFRMAYEIAEMAAEQQNKDLLAYWYLLLPYMVMQAEQEGQPVNYKALEATLELIVINDAIQEEGLPPADELPVGGELGKFCQWWYAPAAGKMKATADPEPEIDLDGVPFTQEVTKTAGWYEQQVVQILQQANASIIYMEDHGADEATQKSVLARLMQGLEYADKGLELSPHEPGLLMNKGSILMLLEQYNKALAVYDEAMTIAPDNPYVHLNRAILFYHLEQIPQAIASFERLLQLDPGNEFAQQWLENLRGNNPS, from the coding sequence ATGCACGAAGTCGAATCACTGGTGGAGCTTTCGGTTCACTGCCTGGATAAAAGCCAGGAAGAAAGCCAGGTGCTCAGAAGTTACTTTTATAATTTGTATCATTTACAACAGCAGTTTGATACCGGGTTTACCCACTTCAGGGTGATGGATATCCTGATCAAACATCGCTTTGTATATACCTTTCCGATAACCGCACACCCGGATTATCGCAGCTATCAATCATGGTTCGATAACCTGGCTGCAGCCGGAAAATTCAGTTTTATTTATAAAGATCCGCTGAGTCCGTGGGATGGCGAAAGTAATCCCGTAGCGGGTTATGCTAATTACGACCATGATTCCCGGACCTACCTGTTGTATGCAGATGCCGGCTCCCTATTATGGGAAGCGCTGGTGGCCCATGGCACGTTAAAGGGAAATGATGCACAACCGCCAGAGGGGATGGAAACATTCCGCATGGCCTATGAAATAGCCGAAATGGCCGCTGAGCAGCAGAACAAGGATCTCCTGGCATACTGGTACCTGTTGCTTCCATACATGGTGATGCAAGCCGAGCAGGAAGGACAGCCTGTCAATTACAAAGCGCTGGAAGCAACACTGGAGCTGATTGTCATCAATGATGCCATACAGGAAGAAGGACTTCCTCCGGCCGACGAGCTGCCCGTTGGCGGCGAGCTGGGTAAATTCTGCCAGTGGTGGTATGCACCGGCAGCAGGCAAGATGAAAGCCACCGCTGATCCCGAACCGGAAATCGATCTCGATGGTGTACCGTTCACACAGGAGGTAACGAAAACCGCCGGCTGGTACGAACAACAGGTAGTGCAGATCCTTCAGCAGGCCAATGCTTCGATCATTTACATGGAAGATCATGGCGCTGACGAAGCCACGCAAAAGAGCGTACTGGCGCGCCTGATGCAGGGTCTCGAATATGCAGACAAAGGCCTGGAACTTTCCCCTCACGAGCCGGGGCTGCTGATGAACAAAGGCTCCATACTGATGCTGCTGGAGCAATACAATAAAGCACTCGCTGTTTATGATGAGGCAATGACAATCGCCCCGGATAACCCATACGTGCATTTGAACAGAGCCATACTCTTTTATCATCTCGAACAGATTCCGCAGGCCATCGCCTCCTTCGAGCGCCTGTTACAGCTGGATCCCGGAAATGAATTTGCGCAGCAGTGGTTGGAAAATCTCAGGGGAAATAATCCTTCCTGA
- a CDS encoding SusD/RagB family nutrient-binding outer membrane lipoprotein — translation MNKSKKIFLYISGLALMFGACTKDFQDINTTPGLPVTTSIPPLINGVVSTLFLKGQEQAAIHNEYYYPVTQLATISGSSGYLVQNGALDIWKDYYSALQNLNLVQDMINAYTGDKAEMDNVQSVTNILRAYKTLRMTDQFGDMPYTAAGKAYSKNPADFRPAYESQQSIYTSVLASLKWSSEHLTTAANTPGGKPYAVLGASETLFNSDFNMWKKFCNSLLLRYAMQIVEKDPATATPYLQYAMSGVPLLGEGEDAGMWPAKLNNYVLSDSRFWSFTSHKFVRLSTTCWNQMADGTDPSQIFDPRVYLFFETNQAGKWAPLQPGSVANDNTNPYQDKRDNDFTNKDNCAFSPFNYLIVRDIYYQPELFFTAAEVHFLKAEAYARGLGVTKDMTAAETEYKAGITSSVNFWYYIAHNTKVTNDNWAAVAPPNPTDAQMTALLTNPKVAFTGTDDQKLNKIYAQEWLSFFREPWLAFNLWRRTGRTPRDGNPAAYVNFNRLQYPQQEAIDNAANYKAQADKMGGNSTSVKVWWMK, via the coding sequence ATGAACAAGTCAAAGAAAATATTCCTCTATATATCCGGTCTTGCCCTGATGTTCGGTGCATGTACCAAGGATTTCCAGGACATTAACACCACGCCTGGATTACCGGTGACCACCTCCATACCGCCGTTGATAAACGGGGTGGTGAGTACGTTATTCCTGAAGGGGCAGGAGCAGGCAGCCATCCACAATGAGTATTACTATCCGGTGACCCAGCTGGCTACTATCAGTGGTAGCTCGGGCTACCTGGTACAGAACGGTGCCCTGGACATCTGGAAGGATTATTATTCCGCATTGCAGAATCTGAACCTGGTGCAGGATATGATCAATGCTTATACCGGCGACAAAGCTGAGATGGACAATGTGCAGTCGGTAACAAATATATTAAGGGCTTATAAGACGCTGAGGATGACTGATCAGTTTGGAGATATGCCCTACACCGCGGCAGGGAAGGCTTACAGCAAGAACCCGGCTGATTTTCGCCCGGCATATGAATCTCAGCAGAGTATTTATACCAGCGTGCTGGCATCGTTAAAGTGGTCGTCTGAACACCTGACTACAGCAGCCAATACACCCGGAGGAAAACCATACGCAGTGCTGGGGGCATCCGAAACCCTGTTCAACAGCGATTTCAACATGTGGAAGAAGTTTTGTAATTCGTTATTGTTACGATATGCCATGCAGATCGTGGAAAAAGATCCAGCTACAGCAACGCCATATCTGCAGTATGCGATGAGTGGCGTACCGTTGTTGGGAGAAGGGGAAGATGCAGGCATGTGGCCGGCGAAACTGAACAACTACGTGCTGAGCGACAGCCGTTTCTGGTCGTTCACTTCTCATAAGTTTGTGCGGCTCAGTACAACCTGCTGGAACCAGATGGCAGATGGAACCGATCCGTCGCAGATTTTTGATCCGCGCGTATATCTTTTCTTTGAAACTAATCAGGCGGGCAAATGGGCGCCGTTACAGCCCGGCAGTGTGGCCAATGACAATACGAATCCTTACCAGGATAAGCGGGATAATGATTTTACCAACAAAGACAACTGTGCGTTTTCGCCCTTCAATTACCTGATCGTAAGGGATATTTATTACCAACCGGAATTGTTCTTCACGGCCGCAGAGGTGCATTTCCTCAAGGCAGAAGCATATGCACGTGGATTGGGCGTAACAAAAGACATGACGGCTGCTGAAACAGAGTATAAAGCGGGGATCACGTCGTCGGTAAATTTCTGGTATTATATCGCACATAATACCAAGGTGACCAATGATAACTGGGCAGCGGTAGCGCCGCCAAATCCGACTGATGCTCAGATGACAGCGTTGTTGACCAACCCGAAAGTAGCGTTTACCGGTACTGATGATCAGAAGCTGAACAAGATATACGCACAGGAATGGCTGTCGTTTTTCAGGGAACCGTGGCTGGCGTTTAACTTATGGAGAAGAACCGGCCGTACGCCACGTGATGGTAATCCTGCCGCTTACGTCAATTTTAACCGCCTGCAGTATCCTCAGCAGGAAGCGATAGACAATGCAGCCAATTACAAAGCCCAGGCTGATAAAATGGGTGGAAATTCCACTTCTGTAAAGGTGTGGTGGATGAAGTAG
- a CDS encoding SusC/RagA family TonB-linked outer membrane protein: MHIFANSNRTVIFFMRVALLQSLLLFCLITCVFAKDVHAQEILSRKVSLSLPPSDLRNILKIITEKTSVNFTYSNNTLPGKQRVALTARDEQLGDVLYRLLHPFRITFEVINEQIILKKEKNEEAALSIDDISMLAQRVKGVVKASDGGALPGVSVVVAGTSKGTVTDANGHFELDANPGDVLVFSFVGYTQKRVTVSAGTVMDVVLEASATSLNAVAVTALGIKRNVRSLGYSQEEVKGGEIARSNAPNVINALGGKMAGVNITNPNGVDGGTTRIVIGGNNTIQGDNQPLIIVDGMPMANDLAKPYDVRNSPTGSALYSGNSADASNTSSPRDFGSPINMINPEDIESISVLKGPTAAALYGGKGANGVILITTKKGKKGEGLGVDYTYGYKVIQPYRYLQLQNEYGAGGMVSLNAPDYLRDASGNPKLTSSWEGMYVDPKTGSGPYGVNTYNQVGWPGSGVSWGPKMDGKMITWWDGTQRADVPHPDNIKLLYRNGMQSTHNVSFSGGNEWGSIRGSFSRLDNSAVLPNTNYYRNTFNLGANMKLTKRVSAQITTSYIINQYHNPPQLGNNDANSWQKRLVYNAGRNYYGEDIPIYKNADGSQNPLTPFPWVGNGGATVWNIYENNTDQNRRKLLGGVQLNYEATDFLDFIFRGGIDNNTNEMTIKNTPTDVIGLKGYYGHGVERDNASNMDFIGTLHKDKMMNGVLNAKFSVGGTVYRRDVYGMFNYNDNWAMPNVYSLNSGSYLGNPHPVVESQLRKRMNSLYSFLNLSYKDFLYLDVTGRNDWSSSLPKGQWSYFFPSFAGSFVFTDLLKTDPSILSFGKLRVAWAQAAVDPAPYQINGTYSAITFGGQAATMLPNTLPAVNFKPAINTTADFGLVLGFMENRFNLDLRYYKGKSRNQILSSPLPISSGMTSFVVNSGVLENSGLELILRAKVIAQKNFGWDVALNLAHNNNKLLSLSEGAERVDMGSAWGDGGAHGPLVAAKVGDQFGTIYGYDYVYDSKTHLPLMVQDPYGKSEMNGTLYQATDGLVPLGNATPKLTGGITNTFTFKGGFSVSTLIDAKIGGDIWSGTYATIMQQGQARETLRERNGGGLPYTTPDGTKTNWGVILPGVFPDGKVNNNVVHYYYKYMPYGVWSSTDLGNGVKGSDWIDRNAVLENTWVKMREISVNYQLPQSFIKKTRIFQAASLSLVGRDLFYLYTSLPDHINPEGVNGAGNAQGLEFMSLPSFRSLGFQVRVSF; the protein is encoded by the coding sequence ATGCACATTTTTGCAAACTCCAACCGGACTGTCATATTTTTTATGAGGGTTGCCTTGTTACAATCGCTGTTATTGTTTTGCCTGATCACCTGTGTTTTTGCCAAAGATGTGCATGCACAGGAGATCCTTAGCAGAAAGGTGTCGCTGAGCCTGCCGCCCAGCGACCTGCGTAATATTTTAAAGATTATTACAGAAAAAACGTCAGTCAATTTTACGTACAGCAACAACACGTTGCCCGGAAAGCAGCGCGTGGCGCTGACTGCGCGTGATGAGCAGCTGGGGGATGTGTTGTACCGCTTGCTGCATCCGTTCCGTATCACCTTTGAGGTGATCAACGAACAGATCATCCTGAAGAAAGAGAAAAACGAGGAAGCCGCCCTGAGTATAGACGATATCAGTATGCTGGCACAGCGGGTGAAGGGAGTGGTGAAAGCCAGCGATGGCGGCGCATTACCGGGCGTAAGCGTGGTGGTAGCCGGTACCAGCAAAGGTACCGTTACCGATGCGAATGGCCATTTTGAACTGGATGCTAATCCAGGTGATGTGCTGGTATTTTCTTTTGTTGGCTATACCCAGAAACGGGTAACCGTAAGTGCGGGAACTGTGATGGATGTAGTGCTGGAAGCATCCGCTACTTCGCTCAATGCCGTGGCGGTAACTGCATTGGGTATCAAGAGGAATGTAAGATCGCTGGGCTACTCGCAGGAAGAAGTGAAAGGCGGAGAAATTGCCCGGTCTAATGCCCCCAACGTTATCAACGCACTGGGTGGTAAGATGGCGGGTGTGAATATCACCAATCCGAATGGCGTAGATGGTGGTACTACCCGTATTGTGATAGGAGGAAACAATACCATACAGGGCGATAACCAGCCCCTGATCATCGTGGATGGAATGCCTATGGCGAACGATCTGGCCAAGCCTTATGATGTGCGGAATTCCCCCACCGGAAGTGCCTTGTATAGTGGTAACAGCGCAGATGCGTCCAACACCAGTTCTCCGAGGGATTTCGGTAGCCCTATCAATATGATCAACCCGGAGGACATTGAATCTATCAGTGTGCTGAAAGGCCCTACTGCTGCAGCATTGTATGGAGGAAAGGGAGCGAATGGTGTTATATTGATTACCACCAAGAAAGGAAAAAAAGGGGAAGGTCTGGGGGTAGACTATACCTATGGCTACAAAGTGATACAGCCTTATCGTTATCTGCAGTTGCAGAACGAATATGGTGCAGGGGGAATGGTATCGCTGAATGCACCTGATTATTTACGGGATGCCAGCGGTAATCCAAAATTAACCAGTTCCTGGGAAGGAATGTATGTAGATCCCAAAACAGGCTCCGGCCCTTATGGGGTAAATACCTACAACCAGGTAGGCTGGCCCGGTTCCGGTGTTTCCTGGGGCCCGAAGATGGACGGTAAAATGATCACCTGGTGGGATGGTACACAGCGTGCAGATGTGCCGCATCCGGATAACATCAAGCTGTTGTACCGGAACGGTATGCAATCTACGCACAACGTATCTTTCTCCGGTGGTAATGAATGGGGATCTATACGTGGTTCTTTCTCCCGGCTCGATAACTCAGCGGTTTTACCAAACACCAACTACTACCGCAATACATTCAACCTGGGTGCTAACATGAAGCTCACCAAAAGAGTGAGTGCACAAATTACCACATCGTATATCATCAACCAGTATCATAATCCTCCACAGTTGGGTAATAATGATGCTAATTCCTGGCAGAAGCGCCTGGTATATAATGCAGGTAGAAATTATTACGGAGAGGATATTCCTATCTACAAAAACGCCGATGGCAGCCAGAACCCGCTGACTCCCTTTCCCTGGGTAGGTAACGGAGGTGCCACCGTGTGGAACATATACGAGAATAATACCGATCAGAACAGGCGTAAACTGCTGGGAGGTGTACAGCTGAATTATGAAGCCACAGATTTCCTTGACTTTATTTTCAGAGGTGGTATAGACAATAACACCAATGAAATGACTATCAAAAACACACCTACTGATGTGATTGGCCTGAAGGGATATTATGGTCATGGTGTAGAGCGTGACAATGCTTCCAATATGGATTTCATTGGTACGTTGCATAAAGACAAGATGATGAACGGGGTGCTGAACGCGAAGTTTTCTGTGGGAGGAACGGTGTACCGCAGGGATGTTTACGGGATGTTCAATTACAACGATAATTGGGCGATGCCAAATGTATATTCCCTCAATTCAGGATCTTACCTGGGTAATCCGCATCCGGTGGTGGAAAGCCAGTTGCGTAAACGTATGAACTCTTTATACAGCTTCCTGAACCTGTCTTACAAAGATTTCCTCTACCTGGATGTGACCGGCCGCAACGACTGGTCATCCAGTTTGCCGAAAGGACAGTGGTCGTATTTCTTCCCTTCTTTTGCAGGTAGTTTTGTGTTTACTGATCTGTTGAAAACAGATCCTTCCATACTCAGCTTCGGTAAGTTGCGGGTAGCCTGGGCTCAGGCAGCAGTAGATCCTGCTCCTTACCAGATCAACGGTACTTATTCCGCCATCACATTCGGTGGGCAGGCAGCCACCATGTTGCCCAACACTTTGCCTGCAGTGAATTTCAAACCCGCCATCAATACCACCGCAGATTTCGGCCTGGTGCTGGGATTCATGGAGAACCGCTTCAATCTGGATCTCCGTTATTATAAAGGGAAATCCCGTAACCAGATACTTAGTTCTCCGTTGCCTATCAGTTCCGGTATGACCAGTTTCGTAGTGAACAGCGGGGTACTGGAGAATTCAGGATTAGAGCTGATACTGCGCGCTAAAGTAATTGCACAGAAAAATTTCGGATGGGATGTAGCCCTGAACCTGGCGCATAACAATAATAAGTTATTGTCGTTGTCGGAAGGAGCAGAACGTGTAGATATGGGAAGTGCCTGGGGCGACGGCGGAGCGCACGGGCCACTGGTAGCAGCGAAAGTAGGAGATCAGTTCGGCACCATATACGGATATGATTATGTGTATGATTCGAAAACGCATCTGCCATTGATGGTACAGGATCCATATGGTAAGTCGGAGATGAACGGTACGTTGTATCAGGCAACCGACGGACTTGTACCGTTGGGGAATGCCACTCCGAAGTTAACAGGAGGGATCACCAACACGTTTACCTTCAAGGGAGGCTTTTCTGTGAGTACGCTGATAGATGCCAAGATCGGCGGGGATATCTGGTCTGGTACCTATGCCACTATCATGCAGCAGGGACAGGCAAGAGAAACGCTGAGAGAAAGGAACGGCGGCGGATTGCCCTACACTACGCCTGATGGTACCAAAACCAACTGGGGCGTGATATTGCCGGGTGTGTTCCCCGATGGAAAAGTGAACAACAATGTGGTGCATTATTATTACAAGTATATGCCTTATGGTGTGTGGAGCAGCACAGATCTGGGAAATGGTGTGAAAGGCAGCGACTGGATCGACCGGAATGCAGTGCTGGAGAATACCTGGGTGAAGATGAGGGAGATATCTGTGAATTACCAGTTGCCTCAAAGCTTCATTAAAAAGACGAGGATATTCCAGGCGGCTTCATTGTCGCTCGTAGGAAGGGATCTTTTCTACCTCTACACATCCCTGCCGGATCACATCAATCCGGAAGGTGTAAACGGAGCGGGCAACGCGCAGGGGCTGGAGTTTATGTCGCTTCCAAGTTTCCGTTCACTCGGTTTCCAGGTAAGGGTTTCTTTCTGA
- a CDS encoding FecR domain-containing protein: MNHFGEGTWEFLRDDRFIQWVLYPDAANSAWWEQWQASHAEKVPVMEKARQMVLELHRAGHQEVDAALPEDVYTQLELTLAGNHRAISPLLLPLERRSRWGWWASAAAVLAGIVLTFIYLRRDNKPALASALSIRTENEQLTRTNTSDRNQVAYLADGSMVILEAGASIQHDAFLANPERKIVLKGDAFFEVASDAARPFVVYTPEVGIRVLGTSFSVSGKNGHLTVTVKTGKIAVFGLADKSRKNYIVTPNHKISFDTRTAAFLADSAAGADIAALQPDALLKPFAFDNVPVTEIFRAMEAAYSIKININETAFSKCLVTTTLTNESLENKLKIICSAINASYRISGGQVYITGKPCS; this comes from the coding sequence ATGAATCATTTTGGTGAGGGCACCTGGGAATTTCTCCGGGACGACCGTTTTATCCAGTGGGTGCTATATCCCGATGCTGCTAACAGTGCATGGTGGGAGCAATGGCAGGCCAGCCATGCGGAGAAAGTGCCTGTTATGGAGAAGGCCAGGCAAATGGTACTGGAGCTTCACCGGGCAGGCCACCAGGAGGTGGATGCAGCGTTACCGGAAGATGTGTATACTCAGCTGGAGTTAACACTGGCCGGTAATCACCGGGCAATTTCGCCGCTGCTGTTGCCTTTGGAGCGCCGTTCCCGTTGGGGCTGGTGGGCCAGCGCCGCTGCAGTGCTGGCAGGAATAGTGCTGACGTTTATTTATCTCAGGAGGGACAACAAGCCGGCGCTTGCGTCGGCGCTCAGTATCCGTACCGAAAACGAGCAGCTTACCCGTACCAATACATCCGACCGTAACCAGGTAGCTTACCTGGCCGATGGTTCTATGGTGATATTAGAGGCCGGCGCTTCTATACAGCACGATGCTTTCCTGGCTAATCCTGAGCGGAAGATTGTATTGAAGGGAGATGCCTTTTTTGAAGTGGCCAGTGATGCGGCCAGGCCATTTGTGGTGTATACGCCGGAAGTTGGGATACGTGTGCTGGGCACGAGTTTTAGTGTATCCGGGAAGAATGGTCATCTTACCGTAACTGTAAAAACCGGTAAGATTGCAGTGTTCGGGCTGGCAGACAAATCCCGGAAGAATTATATAGTTACCCCGAATCATAAAATCAGTTTCGATACCCGGACGGCTGCATTTCTGGCTGATTCTGCTGCAGGTGCTGATATTGCTGCATTACAACCAGACGCCCTCCTCAAACCATTTGCCTTCGATAATGTACCTGTGACAGAAATATTCAGGGCGATGGAAGCAGCTTACAGCATTAAGATCAACATCAATGAAACGGCATTCAGCAAATGCCTGGTAACTACCACGTTGACGAATGAATCGTTAGAAAATAAATTGAAGATTATTTGCTCGGCTATCAACGCCAGTTATAGAATAAGCGGGGGACAGGTTTATATCACCGGGAAGCCCTGTAGCTAG
- a CDS encoding sigma-70 family RNA polymerase sigma factor, producing the protein MSALKEGNFEESTLWKRFKSGDRAAFALIYREYTVYLFQYGFRFCDDREKLKDMVHDLFMELWNSRETVGDVVSVRFYLCRSLKYKLLRANYQYRHNTGRQNKYLHDNDEVESTVEDRIIDAEIHQSRSIMLGTAIQKLTRRQQEIIMLRFYMGFSNAQIAELMQMKSQSVSNLLYNALGRIKETLETSPLARRLLETFYLFLC; encoded by the coding sequence ATGTCTGCATTAAAAGAGGGAAATTTTGAGGAATCTACCTTGTGGAAGCGGTTCAAATCCGGTGACAGGGCGGCGTTTGCGCTGATTTACCGGGAGTACACGGTTTATCTTTTCCAATATGGCTTCCGGTTTTGCGACGACCGGGAGAAGCTGAAGGATATGGTGCACGACCTGTTCATGGAGTTATGGAATAGCCGTGAAACTGTCGGCGATGTGGTATCAGTGAGATTTTATTTGTGTCGGAGCCTGAAATACAAACTGTTAAGAGCCAACTATCAATACCGGCATAATACCGGCCGGCAGAATAAGTATCTGCATGACAATGACGAAGTAGAATCCACTGTTGAGGATCGTATTATTGATGCGGAGATACATCAGTCGAGGAGTATTATGCTGGGAACTGCCATACAAAAGCTTACCCGCCGCCAGCAGGAAATTATCATGCTTCGGTTTTATATGGGGTTCAGCAATGCACAAATTGCGGAATTGATGCAGATGAAGTCGCAATCGGTCAGCAATCTTTTATATAATGCCCTGGGCCGTATTAAGGAAACGCTCGAAACATCCCCGCTGGCCAGGCGTTTACTGGAAACATTTTACCTGTTCCTGTGCTGA
- a CDS encoding phytanoyl-CoA dioxygenase family protein codes for MKTNNQPVFHLNEGITTAHLNYFSQHGIIQFKGFFNSHALATIHQEIRQVQNVLLRNNVQKINGIPLKFGADSDGSPLIQRIAFASHYSNVLRDLLKDERLQALTSLLGPYEGRIGENEKDGLVINHYVNTAESQFRQLGWHTDSPRDLFLGSRILPMLNVGIHLDDCPYDNGGLRVLPGTHRQGLLQLLFRKKYFIDNHPDKREVGFDIAAGDLTVHDGRLWHRVQQSPHTGEKSRRRVMYIPVITGAYQPKTANSPTPFYHKLAQLKQYLYGGQPQWAPAKAPGGKLAEANTTSI; via the coding sequence ATGAAAACGAATAACCAACCCGTTTTCCACCTCAATGAGGGGATCACTACTGCACACCTTAATTATTTCAGCCAGCATGGCATCATCCAGTTCAAAGGATTTTTCAACAGTCACGCCCTGGCCACCATCCACCAGGAAATCCGCCAGGTGCAGAACGTACTGCTTCGCAACAACGTGCAGAAAATAAATGGCATTCCGCTCAAATTCGGCGCCGACTCTGATGGCAGCCCGCTCATACAACGTATCGCATTTGCATCCCACTACAGCAACGTATTGCGTGATCTGTTGAAAGACGAACGGCTGCAGGCGCTGACCAGTCTCCTCGGCCCTTACGAAGGCAGGATCGGAGAAAATGAAAAAGACGGCCTCGTGATAAATCACTACGTAAATACTGCGGAGAGCCAGTTCAGGCAGCTAGGATGGCATACTGATAGCCCCCGCGATCTGTTCCTGGGCTCCCGCATACTTCCCATGCTCAATGTAGGCATTCATCTCGACGATTGCCCTTACGACAACGGCGGGTTAAGAGTACTGCCGGGCACCCACAGGCAAGGCCTGTTGCAACTGCTGTTCCGGAAAAAATATTTCATTGACAACCATCCGGACAAACGGGAAGTTGGTTTCGATATCGCTGCCGGCGATCTCACAGTACACGACGGCCGCCTCTGGCACCGTGTGCAGCAGTCGCCACATACCGGCGAAAAAAGCCGGCGCCGGGTAATGTACATTCCGGTGATCACCGGGGCCTATCAGCCGAAAACTGCTAACAGCCCCACACCGTTCTATCACAAACTCGCGCAGCTGAAGCAATATCTATACGGCGGTCAGCCACAGTGGGCTCCTGCCAAAGCTCCCGGCGGCAAACTAGCCGAAGCCAATACTACATCTATCTAA
- a CDS encoding SDR family NAD(P)-dependent oxidoreductase, giving the protein MSYALITGAAKGIGKAIAAELAARNYHLLLVDIDDVALAGTAAALSAQYHVNAHTLHQDLSAPDAIQHVTTWSSPYHNELTVVVSNAGYGINGAFEELTITEQFNIIDVNIKAQVGLSYAYIPVLRRFPKAYLLNLASTTAYQTVPYLNIYAATKAFALSFTRGLRYELRNSGISVSALSPGSTDTDFVNRARMNEHTRSIAQRFNMTAESVAKIAIAGLFKGKAEIVPGFTNKLNAWLPKFFPKAFVEKIAAGIYEPQKEKADSVVLPA; this is encoded by the coding sequence ATGTCTTACGCATTAATAACCGGCGCCGCTAAAGGAATCGGAAAAGCCATCGCCGCCGAACTCGCAGCCCGCAACTATCATCTGCTGCTGGTCGATATCGACGACGTTGCCCTCGCCGGCACCGCCGCCGCGCTTTCCGCACAGTATCACGTAAACGCACATACGTTGCATCAGGATCTCTCAGCTCCTGATGCAATACAACACGTAACCACCTGGAGCAGCCCTTATCACAACGAGCTGACGGTAGTCGTGAGCAACGCCGGCTACGGTATCAACGGCGCCTTCGAAGAACTGACCATCACCGAACAATTCAATATCATCGATGTGAATATCAAAGCCCAGGTGGGCCTGTCATACGCCTACATCCCCGTATTGCGCAGATTCCCTAAAGCGTATCTGCTCAATCTCGCCAGCACTACCGCCTATCAGACAGTACCATATCTTAACATATACGCGGCTACGAAAGCTTTTGCGCTTTCTTTTACACGCGGGCTCCGTTACGAGTTGAGAAATTCCGGTATATCCGTCAGTGCACTCAGTCCGGGCAGTACGGATACCGATTTTGTTAACAGGGCCCGCATGAATGAGCATACCAGAAGCATTGCACAACGGTTTAACATGACTGCTGAAAGTGTAGCTAAAATTGCCATAGCAGGACTTTTCAAAGGCAAGGCAGAAATTGTTCCGGGCTTCACCAACAAGCTGAATGCATGGTTGCCTAAATTTTTTCCGAAAGCATTCGTGGAAAAAATTGCAGCAGGTATCTATGAACCTCAGAAAGAGAAAGCAGACAGTGTAGTACTCCCCGCCTGA
- a CDS encoding DNA-formamidopyrimidine glycosylase family protein gives MPELPDLQAFRHNLEKALLHKKLVSITVKNAKKLTVTPEALKTAFDGQTLTHIRRVGKELHFEFGNGHVLGMHLMLHGKLYFFDKKNTEKYTIVELLFEGGKGLALTDFQGAAHVFPDPEPKTAPDAMSEEFNATYLKDQLHKKKITIKKYLLDQHNVLGIGNAYADDILWASGISPFSVCNKIPAEKVGELLKTIKTILAGAEKKILQHDPDIINGEVRSFMLIHNAKLKQSPGGAEIKTDTGGGRKTYYTDEQTLYA, from the coding sequence ATGCCTGAGTTACCTGATCTGCAAGCTTTCCGGCATAATCTTGAGAAAGCCCTGTTACACAAAAAGCTTGTTTCCATTACCGTAAAGAATGCCAAAAAACTGACGGTTACACCTGAAGCATTGAAGACTGCGTTCGACGGACAAACGTTGACGCATATACGCAGAGTTGGAAAAGAATTACATTTTGAATTTGGCAATGGTCATGTGTTGGGGATGCACCTGATGCTGCATGGTAAATTGTATTTTTTTGATAAGAAGAATACAGAGAAATATACCATCGTGGAGTTGCTTTTTGAAGGGGGCAAAGGGCTTGCGCTGACCGACTTTCAGGGGGCTGCCCATGTATTCCCGGATCCGGAGCCTAAAACAGCACCGGATGCTATGTCGGAGGAATTCAATGCAACTTATCTCAAAGATCAGCTGCATAAGAAGAAAATAACCATCAAGAAATACCTGCTCGATCAGCACAATGTATTGGGGATAGGCAATGCTTATGCCGATGATATATTGTGGGCTTCGGGGATATCTCCGTTTTCTGTGTGTAATAAAATCCCTGCGGAGAAAGTTGGCGAACTGTTGAAAACTATTAAAACCATCCTCGCAGGGGCGGAGAAAAAAATATTACAGCATGATCCGGATATCATCAATGGCGAAGTAAGGAGTTTCATGCTGATACATAACGCTAAGTTGAAGCAAAGTCCGGGTGGCGCTGAAATAAAGACCGATACCGGAGGTGGCCGGAAAACCTATTATACGGATGAGCAAACATTGTATGCTTAG